Proteins encoded together in one Psychrobacter sp. 28M-43 window:
- the minE gene encoding cell division topological specificity factor MinE — MTKKKGFWSSLFGTDDNSNAGSANLATERLKVIVASENRLNNRLTVDRIEKMKREILEVVNKYVNGVQIDDVNINHRSEDSLDVLEMNINLPEHKK, encoded by the coding sequence ATGACTAAGAAAAAAGGATTTTGGAGTAGCCTATTTGGTACTGACGACAACAGTAACGCAGGTAGCGCAAATTTAGCAACTGAGCGTTTAAAAGTTATCGTTGCTAGCGAAAACAGATTGAACAATCGCTTAACGGTTGATCGTATCGAGAAAATGAAACGTGAAATCTTAGAAGTCGTGAACAAATACGTTAACGGTGTGCAGATTGATGATGTCAATATCAACCATCGTTCTGAAGACAGCTTAGATGTGTTAGAGATGAATATCAATTTGCCTGAGCATAAGAAATAA
- a CDS encoding cytochrome b, producing the protein MNNANSNVSKWSVSSRIFHWISAALLLTTWIMILLYENLDSNLFIGYHKAFGVSLLFWMIARVINRVFTKAPPPLAMPKWQMLISQLSHFALYAILIAMPMVGLLMAVYGGRPVDIFGIFQIPVFVTPDRSLARFYNNLHTEIIWPMIIGFTVLHIAAALYHQFVKKDNLIARMK; encoded by the coding sequence ATGAATAATGCCAACTCGAATGTATCAAAGTGGTCGGTTAGTAGCCGTATTTTTCATTGGATTAGTGCAGCCTTACTGTTAACCACATGGATAATGATACTGCTATATGAGAATTTAGATAGCAATCTGTTTATTGGATATCATAAAGCGTTCGGTGTGAGCCTGCTATTTTGGATGATTGCCCGAGTCATCAACCGCGTTTTTACTAAGGCACCACCACCGTTAGCCATGCCAAAATGGCAAATGCTCATATCTCAGCTGTCACATTTTGCTCTCTATGCCATACTGATTGCTATGCCAATGGTTGGCTTACTGATGGCAGTATATGGCGGTCGACCGGTTGATATTTTCGGTATCTTTCAGATCCCTGTATTCGTAACCCCAGATAGAAGCTTGGCTCGTTTTTACAATAACTTGCATACTGAGATTATCTGGCCAATGATTATTGGTTTTACGGTCTTGCATATAGCAGCCGCGTTATACCATCAGTTTGTCAAAAAAGACAATCTTATTGCCCGTATGAAATAA